From the Plectropomus leopardus isolate mb chromosome 18, YSFRI_Pleo_2.0, whole genome shotgun sequence genome, one window contains:
- the LOC121958117 gene encoding LOW QUALITY PROTEIN: chitin synthase chs-1-like (The sequence of the model RefSeq protein was modified relative to this genomic sequence to represent the inferred CDS: substituted 1 base at 1 genomic stop codon) gives MDDGRGLSKTWDTCQEVPMIEDEQTPWKMIKLLKFICVCLVAVIVFGLALCSKTSFLLLITLSNEGTRIVPDEQKPVALLCAGCALIASSVLLLLKSLWKACYKSSKLPAKKTVALVLFFELLVAMGAAILTIVAMPHLDIVTNVTILNGVAVTPALLQVICQCTAKERNRFLVPSITAFLLLLLGYVLFLFLYITKDPTDTKMAIWVGLAVGGCFLVSFNWWESYFRLISENSGSVFLKKLCKDMSKCQNVLHILSSLLRILVTAGVLGAYVPLDKMDWDIVTSIPRRETKIIAIIIGVQLISSAFCHWFAQAACKMHVLRHGFILPLYLASLAVMVLFIVPVIVYYQDYRISLNGTESTNFTSYCSVVVDGRNPSLDGSVFPELVLDVTHTLCFLDMSRITDIGILTGQAVSWWLGLVLATLHLWNLSLYRIQRTQDLFIRRLYEGGFIEQSLLLNTRFDIQRTAKRKQFKPLDPVRVFLCATMWHETYEEMMKIIISIFRLDKYRTKTEGETNDVNFEAHIYFDDAFRDVPRSEGRHVNEYAEMLVGIIREVYGIFVNMDNGLFKKQQQIPDQTIIRTPYGGRLVVTMPLGNSLVVHFKDKQLIRHKKRWSQVMYLYYLLGWKVATKYFKRWGKGVDEVELKREFQVRXEKKNDKKATHNTYLLALDGDTDFQPAAVMLLVDRLKLYPRVGAACGRIHPTGSGPMVWYQKFEYAVGHWLHKTAEHVFGCVLCSPGCFSLFRAAALMDDNVMKKYTIMASKAQHYIQYDQGEDRWLCTLLLKQGWRVEYNAASDAYTNAPEEFKEFYNQRRRWGPSTMANIADLLGSTNLISKRNPSMSKPYMFYQLFNLGSSILAPSTVVLMIAGSFTILLDIHPNSALIMAVIPPAVFLGISFKTKSDTQIRIAEIMSVFYAFLMMIAALVIIGNMVKDKTILTPSSIFIIALAGFYLITALMHPQEVGLVVYGLLYIICIPSAYLLLAIYSMVNMNNVSWGTRETSAAGTTKPAAAIPQTKAQKVKSTFTQFFSQAKCCRKLCQRESPNQELIISRENLNVEAAEHESQPQNTIVEDVIPVEVKRREEPDYTRPHQNWVEQLQSLSDDMRLQEDTLDQDEEQFFRELTARYLEPIPVDKKKQEIMADNLKELRNKITFVYFICNALWLIATFTLQHSVTSVFIQVPKVDINLEFTGEYMHIDPLGLMFILGFALLVVVQFVAMLYHRIYTLIHFVAFLDTDALSEKQNQEKPLKQVKDNEDDEDDEDDSSDDFMFPSVFSTSYHGGALV, from the exons ATGGATGACGGCAGGGGCTTATCAAA aACGTGGGATACCTGCCAAGAGGTCCCCATGATTGAAGATGAACAGACGCCATGGAAGATGATTAAACTGCTAAAATTTATTTGTGTCTGCCTGGTGGCTGTGATTGTGTTTGGGTTGGCTCTCTGCAGCAAG AcgtcttttctcctcctcatcacaTTGTCCAATGAAGGCACCAGGATCGTCCCAGATGAGCAGAAACCTGTCGCTCTGCTGTGTGCCGGCTGCGCTCTAATCGCTTCCAGTGTGCTTCTCTTACTAAAGAGCCTCTGGAAGGCGTGCTACAAGTCCTCGAAGCTACCAGCCAAAAAAACTGTTGCATTG GTTCTGTTCTTTGAGCTCCTGGTGGCAATGGGTGCAGCGATTCTCACCATTGTGGCAATGCCTCACTTGGACATTGTGACCAACGTGACGATACTAAACGGTGTAGCCGTCACTCCTGCGCTCCTACAGGTGATCTGTCAGTGCACTGCCAAAGAAAGAAACCGCTTCCTCGTGCCGTCCATCACTGCCTTCCTCCTGCTTTTGCTCGGTTACGTCCTGTTCCTCTTTCTGTACATCACAAAGGATCCTACTGATACCAAGATGGCCATTTGGGTGGGTCTGGCTGTTGGCGGGTGCTTCCTGGTGTCTTTCAACTGGTGGGAGAGCTACTTCAGACTGATCAGCGAGAACAGCGGCTCTGTTTTCCTCAAAAAGCTGTGTAAGGACATGTCAAAGTGCCAGAACGTGCTGCACATCCTCTCCAGCCTGCTCAGGATCCTGGTGACTGCAGGTGTGCTCGGAGCCTACGTCCCTTTGGACAAAATGGACTGGGACATTGTGACATCCATCCCAAGGCGTGAGACAAAAATTATAGCCATCATTATTGGGGTCCAGCTGATCTCCTCTGCATTTTGTCACTGGTTTGCACAGGCAGCCTGCAAGATGCACGTCCTGCGACATGGCTTCATCCTGCCTCTGTACTTGGCCTCTCTGGCTGTCATGGTTCTGTTCATCGTCCCTGTTATTGTTTACTATCAAGACTACAGAATAAGTCTGAACGGGACTGAAAGCACCAACTTCACAAGTTACTGCAGTGTAGTTGTAGATGGAAGAAACCCAAGCTTGGATGGCAGTGTGTTCCCTGAACTGGTTTTGgatgtcacacacactctgtgctTCCTGGACATGTCAAGGATAACTGACATTGGCATACTGACAG GCCAGGCCGTGTCGTGGTGGCTCGGTCTTGTGTTGGCCACGCTCCACCTCTGGAACCTCAGTCTGTATCGCATCCAGAGGACTCAAGACCTGTTCATCAGGAGGCTATATGAAGGAGGATTCATAGAGCAGTCACTGCTGCTGAACACTCGATTTGACATCCAGAGAACTGCAAAGCGAAAGCA ATTCAAACCACTAGACCCAGTGAGGGTGTTCCTTTGTGCCACCATGTGGCATGAAACCTACGAAGAGATGATGAAGATAATCATTTCAATATTTCG ATTGGACAAGTACAGAACGAAGACAGAAGGGGAAACAAACGATGTGAACTTCGAAGCCCATATCTACTTTGATGACGCCTTCAGAGATGTTCCCCGTAGTGAGGGGCGCCACGTCAACGAATATGCAGAGATGCTTGTAGGAATCATCAGAGAAGTTTATGG TATCTTTGTAAACATGGATAATGGCCTGttcaaaaagcagcagcagatccCAGATCAGACGATCATCAGGACGCCGTATGGAGGGCGTCTGGTGGTCACCATGCCTCTTGGAAACAGTTTGGTGGTTCACTTCAAGGACAAGCAACTCATTCGCCACAAGAAGAGATGGTCTCAG GTCATGTACTTGTACTATCTCCTGGGCTGGAAAGTTGCGACCAAGTATTTCAAACGATGGGGGAAAGGAGTGGACGAGGTTGAGCTGAAAAGAGAGTTTCAGGtgagatgagagaaaaaaaatgacaaaaaagccaCA CACAACACCTACCTCCTGGCTTTAGATGGCGACACAGACTTCCAGCCTGCTGCTGTGATGCTGCTCGTCGATCGTCTGAAACTGTACCCACGTGTTGGGGCAGCGTGTGGCAGAATTCATCCCACCGGATCAG GTCCCATGGTGTGGTACCAGAAGTTTGAATACGCTGTGGGCCACTGGCTTCACAAGACAGCAGAGcatgtgtttgggtgtgtgctgtgcagccCGGGCTGCTTTAGTCTGTTCAGAGCAGCGGCGCTGATGGACGACAACGTGATGAAAAAATACACCATCATGGCCTCAAAGGCTCAACACTACATCCAGTATGACCAAG GTGAGGACCGCTGGCTGTGTACTCTGCTGCTGAAGCAGGGATGGAGAGTGGAGTACAACGCGGCCTCTGACGCCTACACAAATGCCCCAGAGGAGTTCAAAGAATTTTACAACCAG CGTCGGCGATGGGGACCGTCCACCATGGCCAACATTGCGGACTTGCTGGGGTCTACCAACCTTATTTCCAAAAGGAACCCATCCATGTCCAAACCCTACATGTTCTACCAGTTATTCAACTTGGGCTCGTCCATACTGGCACCTTCCACCGTCGTCCTTATGATTGCAG GTAGTTTTACGATACTGCTTGACATTCACCCCAACAGCGCTCTCATCATGGCTGTAATACCTCCTGCTGTCTTCCTCGGCATCAGCTTCAAGACAAAGTCTGATACTCAGATTCGTATTGCAGAAATCATGAGCGTCTTCTACGCTTTCCTCATGATGATCGCAGCGCTTGTCATAATAG GGAACATGGTGAAGGACAAAACCATCCTGACTCCAAGCAGCATCTTCATCATCGCGCTTGCCGGGTTCTACCTCATCACTGCACTCATGCATCCTCAGGAGGTTGGCCTGGTGGTCTACGGTTTGCTTTACATTATCTGCATCCCCAGCGCCTACTTGCTTCTGGCAATTTACTCCATGGTTAACATGAACAACGTGTCCTGGGGAACCAGGGAGACGTCTGCCGCTGGGACCACAAAGCCTGCAGCTGCTATTCCACAAACCAAAGCCCAGAAAG TCAAAAGCACCTTCACACAGTTCTTCTCGCAAGCCAAATGCTGCAGAAAACTCTGTCAGAGGGAAAGCCCAAATCAAGAGCTCATCATCAGCCGGGAGAACCTGAACGTGGAGGCAGCAGAGCATGAATCTCAACCCCAAAACACTATTGTGGAGGATGTGATCCCTGTGGAGGTAAAAAG ACGAGAGGAACCTGATTATACCCGTCCTCACCAGA ATTGGGTCGAACAACTGCAAAGTTTGTCGGATGACATGCGCCTGCAGGAGGATACACTCGACCAG GATGAGGAGCAGTTCTTTAGAGAGCTGACAGCTAGATACCTGGAGCCAATTCCTGtggacaaaaagaaacaggaaataatGGCTGATAACCTCAAAGAGTTAAGAAACAAG ATTACCTTCGTCTACTTCATTTGCAACGCCCTCTGGCTCATAGCAACCTTCACTCTCCAGCATTCAGTCACGTCCGTCTTTATCCAGGTGCCAAAGGTCGACATCAACCTGGAGTTCACCGGAGAGTACATGCACATTGACCCCTTGGGTCTGATGTTCATCCTGGGCTTTGCTTTGCTGGTTGTAGTCCAGTTTGTAGCCATGCTGTACCACAG AATATACACCCTGATCCATTTTGTGGCCTTCCTGGATACAGATGCCctgtctgaaaaacaaaaccaggaaAAGCCACTCAAACAG